A single region of the Etheostoma cragini isolate CJK2018 chromosome 3, CSU_Ecrag_1.0, whole genome shotgun sequence genome encodes:
- the bicra gene encoding BRD4-interacting chromatin-remodeling complex-associated protein isoform X2, with the protein MDDEDGRCLLDVICDPEALNDFLHGSETHLDTDDLLDGSSDPSSSFFSTTGGHVPEVQPAVQLSANEPAGLPRVSVDLDFLEDDDILGGSPGGESGSNGIGTNHEPCDILQQSLAEANITEQSLQEAEAELDLGSFGIPGLTQVVQTLPDASLSGAGGTAVGVGMGVGGAAAAIFPGSGPSTTATPPNAAADMLGSVLAQQGLQLQSQVMNKAISVQPFMQPVGLGNVTLQPISSLQALPNGSQSGHLGIGQIQVVGQPTVMTINQSGQPILAKAMGGYQLHQSGQDVSGAGSQAGLGGSGGGLLIQGNKATLGSPALNGPAVCVSSTNSSGTMTPAGLVGFGSTTLSSGIGHQTQNQGQIMQNVIIQRTPTPIQPKPPQGGAIQPKLFKQQQQQQQQQSQPGPQTLQNDAHKALGLQQIPVSAAQNVTFLTGKPGSNVVLSTQASTQGPQFQQTLFKQQAPQPSGKPLSVHLLNQQGIVIPSQTVLQGQNHQFLLPQLQAGGQILTQHPGGHIITSQGPGGQLIANQILTSNQNINLGQVLASQGHPGAAHILSGSIQLQPGQMGTPTLFQMPVSLAQSQSQTQTHTVSGHAQTVIQGMPIQNSLTMLSQVEGLSPAVSLQPALQPQPGGVPSSTGAATMAQGQPGECVTVLGSSTDQAAHPTQQHAPQSSILAMQTASCVSTATTVTSSSQSMSVPTSSSVTAVGLVPHQAQHSPGRLLFTNQGSSMILSQESLQMFLQQEQHHQTENESTPSAGVPASVIVSSNSVTAPAPSVHDSQLTDSWVGLSHSPSPGPSHMAAVVKQVPSSGHQQSLIQGMSPSPALSTHSSAPPVAVSPQPSHSPLTLSQHIQSPHHQQQSRPPSQPQPQSQTPSRSCTPSSHPQLFIVHNQMAESPQPAPQGQQQHTQPQHAHIQVQLQLQPQPRPASQPAPYQQDMPPLSQSPKPPPPPAPPAPHQFTAPPVSTSAAAVVKAQVPIPGLTAEHQHHLQLVAAQIQTLSAISQPSPQQKQLLDKLHQVQQSIVLQAKQAAQPQAAGPFSSQQDVPVDKVAVASSASAGLPAQLPSVLQQMSVLVKTPAPASSDLQVFSGAQGPAGAMGNQTVTPSSLNQPAQVQPKPGVISSVGGMTLGKGGMQIQVLGTSLTQMPAPQLPAPLQTQTTTMKMPFSAEPSKEARMLEQLRKQQGSVLHPNYSAPFYSFEDTMHRLLPYHLYQGTANSSQDYQKVDDEFETVSCHLLKRTQAMLDKYRHLLFAESKQRLGPSAEMVMIDRMFIQEEKIALSQDRILAKERPEEFVANARMLESVVSSQQKAPSAEPTSASGGVAAAVPAPAPAAPVPVPLSNLAPNPPPAPTPSPSPASAPVPAPASAPAPPAAPTATPFPPTKLVIKHGGGGASVSWSSGGPPPPAAVGRLAEPAAQSSSFSRASAASPDDDDALPQRTSKPPMKTYEARRRIGLKLKIKQDQTGFSKVVHNTALDPVHTPQPQQSGQSTSQPQTQPQGQAAVLHPKPRPLSTPPPTVIRTQSPICTASSASLVTTATSQSNPPLRGTVPPNAAPASSSSTSTSHTWSLSSSASSTQVNGSLDHHDGGGLKHNSASTATPSQTTCRLPLRKTYRENISPRVRPGVPGGGDESLSYPRPTPSPPQHDASSPPSERTVIASVKVEKRGRDALHSHTESSHETGRLRSAMQGLDEMDEVFSRGIKTTQHHHHPQLPDREGAKERGEEQTDQETDVSKYKRASGKNRHRAGGTFRMDQHAPGPPSPESSFTRDSLLPAKRCKSDSPDMDNASFSSGSPPDDSLNEHLQCAIDSILNLQQEPSARGHHIKGGHSRSQQHQSQRPGGLAASSHRPSVPPTSSASASSSLAQHPQVGGRGHNGSLVSQTQSR; encoded by the exons TTGGACACTGACGACCTATTGGATGGTTCGAGTGACCCCTCCAGCTCGTTCTTCTCTACCACTGGG GGCCATGTTCCAGAGGTCCAGCCTGCAGTCCAGCTGTCGGCCAATGAGCCGGCCGGCCTACCCAGAGTCAGTGTTGACCTGGACTTCCTGGAGGATGATGACATCCTGGGAGGATCCCCAGGTGGTGAaagtgggagcaatggcattGGGACAAATCACGAGCCATGCGACATCCTGCAGCAGAGCTTGGCTGAAGCAAACATCACAGAGCAAAGCTTACAGGAGGCAGAGGCTGAGCTGGACCTGGGCTCCTTTGGAATTCCAGGCCTTACGCAGGTGGTACAGACACTGCCTGATGCCAGCCTCTCTGGGGCTGGAGGCACTGCTGTTGGTGTAGGCATGGGTGTTgggggagcagcagcagcaatttTCCCTGGGTCAGGCCCGAGCACCACTGCTACTCCTCCCAATGCTGCAGCTGACATGCTGGGGTCAGTGCTTGCTCAGCAGGGCCTTCAACTCCAATCCCAGGTCATGAACAAGGCCATTAGTGTTCAGCCGTTTATGCAGCCCGTCGGCCTGGGAAATGTGACACTTCAGCCCATTTCAAGTCTCCAAGCTCTTCCTAATGGGAGTCAGTCTGGACATTTGGGTATCGGACAGATTCAGGTTGTGGGTCAACCTACAGTCATGACTATCAATCAGTCTGGGCAGCCAATCCTAGCTAAGGCCATGGGTGGATACCAGCTGCATCAGTCTGGGCAAGATGTATCAGGTGCTGGTTCTCAGGCAGGGCTTGGAGGCTCAGGGGGTGGACTTCTGATCCAAGGTAACAAAGCCACTTTGGGATCTCCAGCTTTAAACGGACCGGCTGTTTGTGTCAGCAGCACAAACAGCAGCGGCACAATGACCCCTGCTGGGCTCGTGGGCTTTGGCAGCACCACTCTAAGTTCAGGAATTGGACACCAGACGCAAAACCAAGGCCAAATCATGCAGAACGTGATCATCCAGCGCACACCAACACCCATTCAGCCTAAACCCCCTCAGGGGGGAGCCATCCAACCGAAACTTttcaaacagcaacaacagcagcagcagcagcagtcacagCCAGGACCCCAAACGCTGCAGAACGATGCCCACAAGGCTCTAGGGCTGCAGCAAATTCCAGTTTCTGCTGCTCAGAATGTAACCTTCCTGACAGGAAAGCCTGGTTCTAACGTTGTCCTGAGTACTCAGGCCTCAACACAAGGCCCTCAGTTTCAACAAACCCTATTCAAGCAACAAGCACCACAACCATCGGGCAAGCCTCTTAGTGTACACTTGTTAAACCAACAGGGCATCGTTATTCCCTCTCAGACAGTTCTGCAAGGTCAGAACCACCAGTTTCTCCTACCACAACTACAAGCAGGTGGGCAGATCCTGACCCAGCACCCTGGGGGGCACATTATAACAAGTCAGGGTCCTGGTGGACAGCTCATTGCAAACCAGATTTTAACTTCAAACCAGAACATCAACCTGGGCCAGGTGTTGGCTTCACAGGGCCACCCCGGGGCAGCCCACATCCTCTCTGGATCTATCCAGCTCCAGCCTGGCCAGATGGGCACGCCCACGCTCTTTCAAATGCCCGTCTCGTTGGCCCAGAGTCAAAGccagacacagacccacacTGTCTCAGGTCATGCCCAGACAGTCATACAGGGCATGCCCATCCAGAACTCCCTGACCATGCTCAGTCAGGTGGAGGGGCTGAGCCCCGCAGTCAGCCTTCAGCCAGCCCTGCAGCCTCAGCCAGGCGGAGTCCCCAGCAGCACAGGTGCAGCGACCATGGCTCAGGGCCAGCCCGGAGAGTGTGTTACTGTTCTGGGTAGCTCCACGGACCAGGCTGCTCATCCCACTCAGCAGCATGCACCACAGTCCTCTATCCTCGCCATGCAAACGGCATCCTGTGTGTCCACGGCTACTACAGTAACCTCCTCTTCTCAGTCCATGTCTGTGCCCACCTCGTCCTCTGTCACAGCAGTGGGGCTGGTCCCCCATCAGGCTCAACATAGTCCAGGGAGGTTACTGTTCACCAACCAGGGCTCCAGTATGATCCTGAGCCAAGAGTCTCTGCAGATGTTCCTGCAACAG GAGCAGCACCACCAAACAGAGAATGAGTCCACCCCCTCTGCTGGCGTTCCAGCGTCTGTAATCGTCAGCAGCAACAGCGTCACTGCTCCGGCCCCCTCTGTCCATGACAGCCAATTAACTGACTCTTGGGTGGGTCTGAGCCACAGCCCTTCCCCTGGCCCCTCCCACATGGCAGCAGTGGTAAAGCAG GTGCCCTCCAGTGGACATCAGCAGTCCCTAATCCAGGGCATGTCCCCCTCCCCGGCCTTGTCCACTCACTCCTCGGCGCCCCCAGTGGCGGTCAGCCCGCAGCCTTCCCACTCTCCTCTCACTCTGAGCCAGCACATCCAGTCACCGCACCATCAGCAGCAGTCGCGTCCTCCCTCCCAGCCGCAGCCACAGTCCCAAACGCCCTCCCGCTCATGCACCCCCTCCTCTCACCCCCAGCTCTTTATTGTCCACAACCAGATGGCGGAATCCCCCCAGCCGGCTCCGCAgggccagcagcagcacacacagccCCAGCACGCACACATTCAGGttcagctgcagctgcagcctcAGCCGCGGCCGGCCTCTCAGCCCGCCCCTTATCAACAAGATATGCCTCCGCTGTCCCAGTCGCCCaagcccccccctcctcctgcgCCGCCCGCACCACACCAGTTCACCGCTCCTCCTGTCAGCACTTCTGCCGCTGCTGTGGTCAAAGCCCAGGTTCCAATCCCGGGCCTGACAGCAGAGCACCAGCACCACCTGCAACTAGTCGCTGCACAGATTCAGACGCTGTCGGCCATCAGCCAGCCCTCGCCTCAGCAGAAACAGCTGCTGGACAAGCTACACCAG GTGCAGCAGAGCATCGTGCTGCAGGCCAAGCAGGCTGCTCAGCCTCAAGCCGCCGGTCCGTTCAGCTCCCAGCAAGACGTGCCTGTTGATAAAGTGGCGGTTGCATCATCGGCCAGCGCTGGTCTGCCTGCTCAGCTTCCCTCGGTGCTGCAGCAGATGTCGGTGCTCGTCAAAACACCGGCTCCAG CATCAAGTGACTTACAGGTATTCTCAGGAGCCCAAGGGCCAGCTGGAGCAATGGGGAATCAGACTGTCACTCCTTCCAGCCTTAACCAGCCTGCACAG GTTCAGCCAAAGCCAGGGGTGATCAGCTCAGTGGGAGGGATGACTCTGGGGAAAGGTGGGATGCAGATACAGGTGTTAGGTACTAGTCTTACTCAAATGCCTGCTCCACAGCTCCCAGCTCCACTACAAACTCAG ACAACAACAATGAAGATGCCTTTCAGTGCAGAGCCCAGCAAAGAAGCCAG GATGCTGGAACAGCTGAGGAAACAGCAGGGTTCAGTGCTTCACCCAAACTACAGTGCCCCTTTTTACTCCTTTGAGGACACAATGCACAGACTGCTGCCTTACCATCTCTACCAGGGAACTGCCAACTCTTCTCAAGATTATCAGAAAG TGGATGATGAATTTGAGACGGTCTCCTGCCATCTGCTGAAAAGGACCCAGGCGATGCTGGATAAGTATCGCCACCTGCTCTTTGCTGAGTCAAAA CAGAGACTGGGCCCCTCGGCAGAGATGGTGATGATTGACCGGATGTTCATTCAGGAAGAGAAGATTGCGTTGAGCCAGGACAGGATTTTGGCCAAGGAGAGACCAG AGGAGTTTGTGGCAAACGCCCGCATGTTGGAGAGTGTAGTTTCATCCCAACAGAAAGCACCTTCTGCTGAGCCCACATCAGCGAGTGGAGGCGTAGCCGCTGCTGTCCCTGCTCCAGCGCCTGCGGCTCCGGTCCCAGTCCCTCTCTCAAACCTCGCCCCAAACCCTCCTCCTGCTCCCACCCCGTCTCCATCTCCTGCTTCCGCTCCAGTCCCTGCTCCTGCTTCAGCTCCAGCACCTCCTGCCGCCCCCACCGCCACCCCTTTCCCCCCTACCAAACTGGTCATCAAGCATGGCGGAGGCGGAGCCTCTGTGTCCTGGTCCAGCGGCGGTCCCCCACCTCCAGCTGCAGTGGGCAGGCTGGCCGAACCCGCCGCCCAGAGCTCCTCCTTCAGTCGCGCTTCGGCAGCATCGCCCGACGACGATGATGCCCTCCCGCAGAGAACCAGCAAACCGCCTATGAAGACCTACGAGGCTCGCAGGAGAATAGGCTTGAAGCTGAAGATCAAGCAGGACCAGACAGGGTTCAGCAAGGTGGTCCACAACACTGCCTTAGACCCTGTGCACACACCTCAGCCCCAGCAGAGCGGCCAGTCTACATCCCAGCCTCAGACTCAGCCCCAGGGCCAAGCTGCTGTACTGCACCCAAAGCCCCGCCCACTGTCAACGCCCCCTCCCACAGTAATTAGAACTCAGTCTCCCATATGCACTGCTTCCTCTGCCTCATTGGTCACCACAGCAACCTCTCAGTCTAACCCGCCACTGAGAGGTACTGTTCCCCCCAACGCAGCCCCagcttcctcttcctctacCTCTACCTCCCACACTTGGTCGTTGTCCTCCTCCGCCTCTTCCACTCAAGTGAACGGGTCGTTGGATCACCACGACGGGGGTGGGCTCAAACACAATTCTGCCTCCACTGCCACGCCCTCGCAGACAACATGCCGTCTCCCCCTTAGGAAAACCTACCGGGAAAACATTAGTCCCCGGGTCAGACCCGGTGTTCCAGGGGGAGGAGACGAAAGTTTGTCCTACCCGAGACCCACGCCATCACCCCCCCAGCACGATGCCTCCTCCCCCCCCTCAGAGCGGACAGTTATAGCCAGTGTGAAGGTGGAGAAACGAGGCCGAGATGCCTTGCATAGCCACACAGAGTCGAGCCACGAAACGGGCCGTTTAAGGAGTGCAATGCAGGGACTGGACGAGATGGACGAGGTGTTCAGCCGTGGAATCAAAACCACACAGCACCACCATCACCCACAGCTCCCCGACCGGGAGGGGGCcaaggagagaggggaggagcaAACAGACCAAGAGACAGATGTAAGTAAATACAAGAGGGCAAGTGGGAAAAACAGACATAGGGCCGGCGGGACGTTCAGAATGGACCAGCATGCCCCTGGGCCTCCCTCCCCAGAGTCCTCCTTCACGCGAGACTCTTTGCTTCCTGCCAAACGCTGCAAGTCAGACTCCCCTGACATGGACAACGCCAGCTTCTCCAGCGGCAGCCCCCCGGAC
- the bicra gene encoding BRD4-interacting chromatin-remodeling complex-associated protein isoform X1, which yields MDDEDGRCLLDVICDPEALNDFLHGSETHLDTDDLLDGSSDPSSSFFSTTGGHVPEVQPAVQLSANEPAGLPRVSVDLDFLEDDDILGGSPGGESGSNGIGTNHEPCDILQQSLAEANITEQSLQEAEAELDLGSFGIPGLTQVVQTLPDASLSGAGGTAVGVGMGVGGAAAAIFPGSGPSTTATPPNAAADMLGSVLAQQGLQLQSQVMNKAISVQPFMQPVGLGNVTLQPISSLQALPNGSQSGHLGIGQIQVVGQPTVMTINQSGQPILAKAMGGYQLHQSGQDVSGAGSQAGLGGSGGGLLIQGNKATLGSPALNGPAVCVSSTNSSGTMTPAGLVGFGSTTLSSGIGHQTQNQGQIMQNVIIQRTPTPIQPKPPQGGAIQPKLFKQQQQQQQQQSQPGPQTLQNDAHKALGLQQIPVSAAQNVTFLTGKPGSNVVLSTQASTQGPQFQQTLFKQQAPQPSGKPLSVHLLNQQGIVIPSQTVLQGQNHQFLLPQLQAGGQILTQHPGGHIITSQGPGGQLIANQILTSNQNINLGQVLASQGHPGAAHILSGSIQLQPGQMGTPTLFQMPVSLAQSQSQTQTHTVSGHAQTVIQGMPIQNSLTMLSQVEGLSPAVSLQPALQPQPGGVPSSTGAATMAQGQPGECVTVLGSSTDQAAHPTQQHAPQSSILAMQTASCVSTATTVTSSSQSMSVPTSSSVTAVGLVPHQAQHSPGRLLFTNQGSSMILSQESLQMFLQQEQHHQTENESTPSAGVPASVIVSSNSVTAPAPSVHDSQLTDSWVGLSHSPSPGPSHMAAVVKQVPSSGHQQSLIQGMSPSPALSTHSSAPPVAVSPQPSHSPLTLSQHIQSPHHQQQSRPPSQPQPQSQTPSRSCTPSSHPQLFIVHNQMAESPQPAPQGQQQHTQPQHAHIQVQLQLQPQPRPASQPAPYQQDMPPLSQSPKPPPPPAPPAPHQFTAPPVSTSAAAVVKAQVPIPGLTAEHQHHLQLVAAQIQTLSAISQPSPQQKQLLDKLHQVQQSIVLQAKQAAQPQAAGPFSSQQDVPVDKVAVASSASAGLPAQLPSVLQQMSVLVKTPAPASSDLQVFSGAQGPAGAMGNQTVTPSSLNQPAQVQPKPGVISSVGGMTLGKGGMQIQVLGTSLTQMPAPQLPAPLQTQTTTMKMPFSAEPSKEARMLEQLRKQQGSVLHPNYSAPFYSFEDTMHRLLPYHLYQGTANSSQDYQKVDDEFETVSCHLLKRTQAMLDKYRHLLFAESKAFKPEQRLGPSAEMVMIDRMFIQEEKIALSQDRILAKERPEEFVANARMLESVVSSQQKAPSAEPTSASGGVAAAVPAPAPAAPVPVPLSNLAPNPPPAPTPSPSPASAPVPAPASAPAPPAAPTATPFPPTKLVIKHGGGGASVSWSSGGPPPPAAVGRLAEPAAQSSSFSRASAASPDDDDALPQRTSKPPMKTYEARRRIGLKLKIKQDQTGFSKVVHNTALDPVHTPQPQQSGQSTSQPQTQPQGQAAVLHPKPRPLSTPPPTVIRTQSPICTASSASLVTTATSQSNPPLRGTVPPNAAPASSSSTSTSHTWSLSSSASSTQVNGSLDHHDGGGLKHNSASTATPSQTTCRLPLRKTYRENISPRVRPGVPGGGDESLSYPRPTPSPPQHDASSPPSERTVIASVKVEKRGRDALHSHTESSHETGRLRSAMQGLDEMDEVFSRGIKTTQHHHHPQLPDREGAKERGEEQTDQETDVSKYKRASGKNRHRAGGTFRMDQHAPGPPSPESSFTRDSLLPAKRCKSDSPDMDNASFSSGSPPDDSLNEHLQCAIDSILNLQQEPSARGHHIKGGHSRSQQHQSQRPGGLAASSHRPSVPPTSSASASSSLAQHPQVGGRGHNGSLVSQTQSR from the exons TTGGACACTGACGACCTATTGGATGGTTCGAGTGACCCCTCCAGCTCGTTCTTCTCTACCACTGGG GGCCATGTTCCAGAGGTCCAGCCTGCAGTCCAGCTGTCGGCCAATGAGCCGGCCGGCCTACCCAGAGTCAGTGTTGACCTGGACTTCCTGGAGGATGATGACATCCTGGGAGGATCCCCAGGTGGTGAaagtgggagcaatggcattGGGACAAATCACGAGCCATGCGACATCCTGCAGCAGAGCTTGGCTGAAGCAAACATCACAGAGCAAAGCTTACAGGAGGCAGAGGCTGAGCTGGACCTGGGCTCCTTTGGAATTCCAGGCCTTACGCAGGTGGTACAGACACTGCCTGATGCCAGCCTCTCTGGGGCTGGAGGCACTGCTGTTGGTGTAGGCATGGGTGTTgggggagcagcagcagcaatttTCCCTGGGTCAGGCCCGAGCACCACTGCTACTCCTCCCAATGCTGCAGCTGACATGCTGGGGTCAGTGCTTGCTCAGCAGGGCCTTCAACTCCAATCCCAGGTCATGAACAAGGCCATTAGTGTTCAGCCGTTTATGCAGCCCGTCGGCCTGGGAAATGTGACACTTCAGCCCATTTCAAGTCTCCAAGCTCTTCCTAATGGGAGTCAGTCTGGACATTTGGGTATCGGACAGATTCAGGTTGTGGGTCAACCTACAGTCATGACTATCAATCAGTCTGGGCAGCCAATCCTAGCTAAGGCCATGGGTGGATACCAGCTGCATCAGTCTGGGCAAGATGTATCAGGTGCTGGTTCTCAGGCAGGGCTTGGAGGCTCAGGGGGTGGACTTCTGATCCAAGGTAACAAAGCCACTTTGGGATCTCCAGCTTTAAACGGACCGGCTGTTTGTGTCAGCAGCACAAACAGCAGCGGCACAATGACCCCTGCTGGGCTCGTGGGCTTTGGCAGCACCACTCTAAGTTCAGGAATTGGACACCAGACGCAAAACCAAGGCCAAATCATGCAGAACGTGATCATCCAGCGCACACCAACACCCATTCAGCCTAAACCCCCTCAGGGGGGAGCCATCCAACCGAAACTTttcaaacagcaacaacagcagcagcagcagcagtcacagCCAGGACCCCAAACGCTGCAGAACGATGCCCACAAGGCTCTAGGGCTGCAGCAAATTCCAGTTTCTGCTGCTCAGAATGTAACCTTCCTGACAGGAAAGCCTGGTTCTAACGTTGTCCTGAGTACTCAGGCCTCAACACAAGGCCCTCAGTTTCAACAAACCCTATTCAAGCAACAAGCACCACAACCATCGGGCAAGCCTCTTAGTGTACACTTGTTAAACCAACAGGGCATCGTTATTCCCTCTCAGACAGTTCTGCAAGGTCAGAACCACCAGTTTCTCCTACCACAACTACAAGCAGGTGGGCAGATCCTGACCCAGCACCCTGGGGGGCACATTATAACAAGTCAGGGTCCTGGTGGACAGCTCATTGCAAACCAGATTTTAACTTCAAACCAGAACATCAACCTGGGCCAGGTGTTGGCTTCACAGGGCCACCCCGGGGCAGCCCACATCCTCTCTGGATCTATCCAGCTCCAGCCTGGCCAGATGGGCACGCCCACGCTCTTTCAAATGCCCGTCTCGTTGGCCCAGAGTCAAAGccagacacagacccacacTGTCTCAGGTCATGCCCAGACAGTCATACAGGGCATGCCCATCCAGAACTCCCTGACCATGCTCAGTCAGGTGGAGGGGCTGAGCCCCGCAGTCAGCCTTCAGCCAGCCCTGCAGCCTCAGCCAGGCGGAGTCCCCAGCAGCACAGGTGCAGCGACCATGGCTCAGGGCCAGCCCGGAGAGTGTGTTACTGTTCTGGGTAGCTCCACGGACCAGGCTGCTCATCCCACTCAGCAGCATGCACCACAGTCCTCTATCCTCGCCATGCAAACGGCATCCTGTGTGTCCACGGCTACTACAGTAACCTCCTCTTCTCAGTCCATGTCTGTGCCCACCTCGTCCTCTGTCACAGCAGTGGGGCTGGTCCCCCATCAGGCTCAACATAGTCCAGGGAGGTTACTGTTCACCAACCAGGGCTCCAGTATGATCCTGAGCCAAGAGTCTCTGCAGATGTTCCTGCAACAG GAGCAGCACCACCAAACAGAGAATGAGTCCACCCCCTCTGCTGGCGTTCCAGCGTCTGTAATCGTCAGCAGCAACAGCGTCACTGCTCCGGCCCCCTCTGTCCATGACAGCCAATTAACTGACTCTTGGGTGGGTCTGAGCCACAGCCCTTCCCCTGGCCCCTCCCACATGGCAGCAGTGGTAAAGCAG GTGCCCTCCAGTGGACATCAGCAGTCCCTAATCCAGGGCATGTCCCCCTCCCCGGCCTTGTCCACTCACTCCTCGGCGCCCCCAGTGGCGGTCAGCCCGCAGCCTTCCCACTCTCCTCTCACTCTGAGCCAGCACATCCAGTCACCGCACCATCAGCAGCAGTCGCGTCCTCCCTCCCAGCCGCAGCCACAGTCCCAAACGCCCTCCCGCTCATGCACCCCCTCCTCTCACCCCCAGCTCTTTATTGTCCACAACCAGATGGCGGAATCCCCCCAGCCGGCTCCGCAgggccagcagcagcacacacagccCCAGCACGCACACATTCAGGttcagctgcagctgcagcctcAGCCGCGGCCGGCCTCTCAGCCCGCCCCTTATCAACAAGATATGCCTCCGCTGTCCCAGTCGCCCaagcccccccctcctcctgcgCCGCCCGCACCACACCAGTTCACCGCTCCTCCTGTCAGCACTTCTGCCGCTGCTGTGGTCAAAGCCCAGGTTCCAATCCCGGGCCTGACAGCAGAGCACCAGCACCACCTGCAACTAGTCGCTGCACAGATTCAGACGCTGTCGGCCATCAGCCAGCCCTCGCCTCAGCAGAAACAGCTGCTGGACAAGCTACACCAG GTGCAGCAGAGCATCGTGCTGCAGGCCAAGCAGGCTGCTCAGCCTCAAGCCGCCGGTCCGTTCAGCTCCCAGCAAGACGTGCCTGTTGATAAAGTGGCGGTTGCATCATCGGCCAGCGCTGGTCTGCCTGCTCAGCTTCCCTCGGTGCTGCAGCAGATGTCGGTGCTCGTCAAAACACCGGCTCCAG CATCAAGTGACTTACAGGTATTCTCAGGAGCCCAAGGGCCAGCTGGAGCAATGGGGAATCAGACTGTCACTCCTTCCAGCCTTAACCAGCCTGCACAG GTTCAGCCAAAGCCAGGGGTGATCAGCTCAGTGGGAGGGATGACTCTGGGGAAAGGTGGGATGCAGATACAGGTGTTAGGTACTAGTCTTACTCAAATGCCTGCTCCACAGCTCCCAGCTCCACTACAAACTCAG ACAACAACAATGAAGATGCCTTTCAGTGCAGAGCCCAGCAAAGAAGCCAG GATGCTGGAACAGCTGAGGAAACAGCAGGGTTCAGTGCTTCACCCAAACTACAGTGCCCCTTTTTACTCCTTTGAGGACACAATGCACAGACTGCTGCCTTACCATCTCTACCAGGGAACTGCCAACTCTTCTCAAGATTATCAGAAAG TGGATGATGAATTTGAGACGGTCTCCTGCCATCTGCTGAAAAGGACCCAGGCGATGCTGGATAAGTATCGCCACCTGCTCTTTGCTGAGTCAAAA GCGTTTAAACCCGAGCAGAGACTGGGCCCCTCGGCAGAGATGGTGATGATTGACCGGATGTTCATTCAGGAAGAGAAGATTGCGTTGAGCCAGGACAGGATTTTGGCCAAGGAGAGACCAG AGGAGTTTGTGGCAAACGCCCGCATGTTGGAGAGTGTAGTTTCATCCCAACAGAAAGCACCTTCTGCTGAGCCCACATCAGCGAGTGGAGGCGTAGCCGCTGCTGTCCCTGCTCCAGCGCCTGCGGCTCCGGTCCCAGTCCCTCTCTCAAACCTCGCCCCAAACCCTCCTCCTGCTCCCACCCCGTCTCCATCTCCTGCTTCCGCTCCAGTCCCTGCTCCTGCTTCAGCTCCAGCACCTCCTGCCGCCCCCACCGCCACCCCTTTCCCCCCTACCAAACTGGTCATCAAGCATGGCGGAGGCGGAGCCTCTGTGTCCTGGTCCAGCGGCGGTCCCCCACCTCCAGCTGCAGTGGGCAGGCTGGCCGAACCCGCCGCCCAGAGCTCCTCCTTCAGTCGCGCTTCGGCAGCATCGCCCGACGACGATGATGCCCTCCCGCAGAGAACCAGCAAACCGCCTATGAAGACCTACGAGGCTCGCAGGAGAATAGGCTTGAAGCTGAAGATCAAGCAGGACCAGACAGGGTTCAGCAAGGTGGTCCACAACACTGCCTTAGACCCTGTGCACACACCTCAGCCCCAGCAGAGCGGCCAGTCTACATCCCAGCCTCAGACTCAGCCCCAGGGCCAAGCTGCTGTACTGCACCCAAAGCCCCGCCCACTGTCAACGCCCCCTCCCACAGTAATTAGAACTCAGTCTCCCATATGCACTGCTTCCTCTGCCTCATTGGTCACCACAGCAACCTCTCAGTCTAACCCGCCACTGAGAGGTACTGTTCCCCCCAACGCAGCCCCagcttcctcttcctctacCTCTACCTCCCACACTTGGTCGTTGTCCTCCTCCGCCTCTTCCACTCAAGTGAACGGGTCGTTGGATCACCACGACGGGGGTGGGCTCAAACACAATTCTGCCTCCACTGCCACGCCCTCGCAGACAACATGCCGTCTCCCCCTTAGGAAAACCTACCGGGAAAACATTAGTCCCCGGGTCAGACCCGGTGTTCCAGGGGGAGGAGACGAAAGTTTGTCCTACCCGAGACCCACGCCATCACCCCCCCAGCACGATGCCTCCTCCCCCCCCTCAGAGCGGACAGTTATAGCCAGTGTGAAGGTGGAGAAACGAGGCCGAGATGCCTTGCATAGCCACACAGAGTCGAGCCACGAAACGGGCCGTTTAAGGAGTGCAATGCAGGGACTGGACGAGATGGACGAGGTGTTCAGCCGTGGAATCAAAACCACACAGCACCACCATCACCCACAGCTCCCCGACCGGGAGGGGGCcaaggagagaggggaggagcaAACAGACCAAGAGACAGATGTAAGTAAATACAAGAGGGCAAGTGGGAAAAACAGACATAGGGCCGGCGGGACGTTCAGAATGGACCAGCATGCCCCTGGGCCTCCCTCCCCAGAGTCCTCCTTCACGCGAGACTCTTTGCTTCCTGCCAAACGCTGCAAGTCAGACTCCCCTGACATGGACAACGCCAGCTTCTCCAGCGGCAGCCCCCCGGAC